One genomic window of Anaeromicrobium sediminis includes the following:
- a CDS encoding ribosomal-processing cysteine protease Prp: MKKSLKFAIIFIIVISSIIVGCAQSDSKVQDTKQFSNAEIILKELPEYNGEKYEGVIVKVYVNNENVIYGYEITGSTGYAEYGEDIVASGISTIAQNTLNSIKVFTDDKLEEKVDVEYLKCILPNMKNNDGSQEANVLLNSAVLGLYSIQVSYGSEFITVVKIKE; this comes from the coding sequence ATGAAAAAAAGTTTAAAATTTGCAATTATTTTTATTATTGTCATTTCATCTATTATTGTAGGATGTGCTCAAAGTGATTCAAAAGTTCAAGATACAAAACAGTTTTCAAATGCAGAAATTATTCTTAAAGAATTACCTGAATATAATGGTGAAAAATATGAAGGAGTTATTGTAAAAGTATATGTTAATAATGAAAATGTCATCTATGGTTATGAGATAACTGGTTCTACAGGCTATGCTGAATATGGAGAAGATATTGTTGCTTCAGGAATCTCTACAATCGCTCAGAACACTTTAAATTCTATAAAAGTATTTACTGATGATAAACTAGAAGAAAAAGTAGATGTAGAATATTTAAAATGTATCTTACCTAACATGAAAAATAATGATGGAAGTCAAGAAGCAAACGTATTGTTAAATTCAGCAGTACTAGGGCTATATTCAATTCAAGTTAGTTATGGTTCAGAATTCATAACTGTGGTAAAAATTAAAGAATAA
- a CDS encoding lamin tail domain-containing protein: MKLDDKESMRMINAERVFKFKKIKKLTAVLCIVLISTFIVAGCGNNKIESTKAVLKSNEVAKTITSDKEQVKREEVLITEDLLEGNKLIEVDGGNQSGYREPNVVVDIGYGDREYYAYTNEYGQLVKVIARKITLQDESTEPVLSTGRYYRDEAKVPGVESTTLDEGHVIADSLGGVSNAYNITPQNSTLNRHGDQAYMEKAIRDADGCTDFFAVITYPNTNTQIPSHYSYTYTINGNVVQDEFDNVNPDEVNAKLETNIPTESQTTTMSKELMITELDKKAEYIVITNSGGKSVDLTGWKIISVRGSQSFTFPKFTLDSNSSVKVGDSAKNSDVEFHWLDGEGNWNNSKSDPAELYNPKGKLVDRFDD, encoded by the coding sequence ATGAAATTAGATGATAAGGAGAGTATGAGGATGATAAATGCAGAAAGAGTCTTTAAATTTAAAAAAATCAAAAAATTAACCGCGGTTTTATGCATTGTATTAATATCAACATTTATAGTTGCAGGATGCGGCAATAATAAAATTGAAAGCACAAAAGCAGTTTTAAAATCAAATGAGGTTGCCAAAACTATTACTTCAGATAAAGAACAAGTAAAAAGGGAAGAAGTATTGATAACAGAAGATTTACTTGAAGGAAATAAATTAATTGAAGTTGATGGTGGAAATCAATCAGGATATAGAGAGCCTAACGTTGTTGTAGATATAGGATATGGTGATAGAGAATATTATGCTTACACGAATGAATATGGTCAATTAGTTAAAGTGATAGCGAGGAAAATTACTTTACAAGATGAATCTACTGAACCTGTTCTATCAACTGGAAGATATTACAGAGACGAAGCTAAAGTTCCTGGGGTTGAAAGTACAACTTTAGACGAAGGTCATGTAATAGCTGATTCTCTTGGAGGAGTATCAAATGCATACAACATAACTCCTCAAAATAGTACCCTTAATAGACATGGAGATCAAGCATATATGGAAAAAGCCATTAGAGATGCAGATGGTTGTACAGATTTTTTTGCTGTAATAACTTACCCAAATACAAATACTCAGATACCAAGTCATTATAGTTACACATACACAATTAATGGAAATGTTGTACAAGACGAATTTGACAATGTGAATCCAGATGAAGTCAATGCAAAATTAGAAACAAATATACCAACTGAGAGCCAAACAACTACGATGAGCAAAGAATTAATGATTACTGAGCTGGATAAAAAAGCTGAATATATTGTAATTACAAATTCAGGAGGTAAGTCAGTAGATCTTACAGGATGGAAGATTATATCAGTAAGAGGTAGTCAGTCGTTTACATTCCCGAAATTCACTTTAGATTCAAATTCATCTGTAAAGGTTGGCGACTCTGCAAAAAATTCAGATGTAGAATTCCATTGGCTTGATGGTGAAGGTAATTGGAACAATAGCAAAAGTGACCCAGCAGAACTTTATAATCCTAAAGGTAAACTTGTTGATAGATTCGATGATTAA
- a CDS encoding recombinase family protein has translation METAAVYARKSKATDKGESTENQISRGVALYKLRGWNYIVNEDYYYSGKTLERPAFERMMQHMKE, from the coding sequence ATGGAAACAGCAGCAGTGTACGCTAGAAAATCTAAGGCTACTGACAAGGGAGAATCTACTGAAAATCAGATAAGTCGTGGAGTAGCCTTATATAAATTACGCGGGTGGAATTATATTGTAAATGAAGATTATTATTACTCTGGAAAGACACTAGAAAGACCTGCATTTGAAAGAATGATGCAACATATGAAAGAGTGA
- a CDS encoding tyrosine-type recombinase/integrase, which produces MQKMELMIDEFMIYCESKNLSRKTMASYEQTLRLFSKYLIEEKNIIDVKKVTEKILREYINYLKERGKYTVVSNKHTVLQNKPNNRTDYSKKVSITTVNNYIRNIKVFFNFLKEQTYIKKDIVKNIKALRNERKPKEYVSDEQFSNMLRHIDTTKFHEYRDYVIINLLLDTGMRIGECLNIKNKDLDINHRSIYLPAENTKYNKGRYVYYSQIMQRDLRRWLQYKDRYVNSEYLFCTKKSTPLLVRTFEKKIKDYGNRVGINIHPHQIRNNFAKRFLMAGGNIYTLSKILGHSSVKVTEKAYLDLTDADIRKNYQQFSPLVTMRGGRK; this is translated from the coding sequence ATGCAAAAAATGGAATTAATGATTGATGAATTTATGATTTATTGTGAGTCAAAAAATTTATCTAGGAAAACTATGGCAAGTTATGAGCAAACTTTGAGATTATTTTCTAAATATTTAATAGAAGAAAAAAATATCATAGATGTAAAAAAAGTTACTGAAAAAATACTAAGAGAATATATTAATTATCTCAAAGAGAGAGGTAAATATACTGTAGTTTCAAACAAACATACTGTTTTACAAAATAAACCTAACAATCGAACAGACTATTCGAAAAAAGTTTCTATTACTACAGTTAATAATTATATTAGAAATATTAAAGTATTTTTTAATTTTTTAAAAGAGCAAACATATATCAAGAAAGATATAGTTAAAAATATAAAAGCATTAAGGAATGAAAGAAAGCCTAAAGAATATGTCTCTGATGAGCAATTTTCAAATATGCTAAGACATATTGATACAACAAAGTTCCATGAGTACAGAGATTATGTAATTATTAATCTACTATTAGATACAGGAATGAGAATAGGAGAGTGTCTAAATATAAAAAATAAAGATCTTGATATTAACCATAGAAGTATATATTTACCTGCAGAAAATACTAAATATAATAAAGGACGATATGTGTACTATAGTCAAATTATGCAGAGAGATCTCAGAAGGTGGTTACAATATAAAGATAGATATGTAAATTCAGAATATTTATTTTGCACAAAAAAAAGCACTCCACTCTTGGTCCGAACCTTTGAGAAAAAAATAAAAGATTACGGTAATAGAGTTGGAATAAACATTCATCCACATCAAATTAGAAATAATTTTGCGAAAAGATTCCTGATGGCAGGTGGAAATATATATACATTATCAAAAATTCTAGGTCATAGTAGTGTAAAGGTTACGGAAAAAGCATATTTAGACCTCACAGATGCAGATATTAGAAAAAACTATCAGCAATTTAGTCCTCTAGTAACCATGAGAGGGGGTAGAAAGTAA
- a CDS encoding DUF4268 domain-containing protein: protein MYLIKKDINRIERINEIAFSEFGFREREHLQEWIANEPSCLGEDLLIIQKEFDGFSDTRERLDLLALDKEGNLVVIENKLDDTGKDVTWQSLKYASYCSRLTNNDIKKIYQQYLDKQGIDVDAEEKIAEFYNDDYENLILNKGISQRIILIARKFRKEVTSTVLWLMNYNLNLQCFKVTPYELNGQLLLNIEQILPMKDAEDYIIKMAEKTQIDISNEKKSKSIDIIQYEFWMKLLKAMNNKSNLFKNISPIKGNCLGATSGIYSGVYFQFRIKKESAEVEIYIETENKEKNEKIFDSLFGHKVEIEKRFGKNLIWQRKDSVRVRKIIYSEPKDSHNKEEWETIIDFLVDAMIRLEEVSKPYLEKIQID from the coding sequence GTGTACTTAATAAAAAAAGATATAAATAGGATTGAGAGAATTAATGAAATTGCATTTTCTGAATTTGGATTTAGGGAAAGAGAGCATTTGCAGGAATGGATTGCTAATGAACCATCCTGTCTAGGGGAAGATTTACTAATAATTCAGAAGGAGTTTGATGGATTTTCAGATACTAGAGAAAGATTAGACTTATTAGCATTAGATAAAGAAGGAAATTTGGTCGTTATTGAGAATAAATTAGATGATACAGGTAAAGATGTAACTTGGCAATCCTTAAAATATGCTTCATATTGTTCACGTCTAACTAATAATGATATTAAAAAAATCTATCAACAATATCTAGATAAGCAAGGTATAGATGTTGATGCAGAAGAAAAAATAGCAGAGTTTTATAATGATGACTACGAAAATCTAATTTTAAATAAAGGTATATCTCAAAGGATTATTCTTATTGCAAGAAAATTTCGTAAAGAGGTTACGTCAACAGTCTTGTGGCTAATGAATTATAATTTAAATTTACAGTGTTTTAAAGTAACACCATATGAGTTAAACGGACAATTACTCTTAAATATAGAGCAGATTCTTCCAATGAAAGATGCTGAGGATTATATTATCAAGATGGCAGAAAAAACTCAGATAGATATAAGTAATGAGAAAAAGAGTAAGTCAATTGATATTATACAATATGAATTTTGGATGAAGTTATTGAAAGCAATGAATAATAAAAGTAATTTATTCAAAAATATAAGTCCTATAAAAGGTAATTGTTTAGGTGCGACTTCAGGTATATATAGTGGAGTGTACTTTCAGTTTAGAATAAAGAAAGAATCTGCAGAAGTTGAGATTTATATAGAAACAGAAAATAAGGAAAAAAACGAAAAAATATTTGACTCATTATTTGGGCATAAGGTTGAGATAGAAAAGCGTTTTGGGAAGAATTTAATTTGGCAAAGAAAAGATAGTGTAAGAGTAAGAAAAATAATATATTCCGAACCCAAGGATTCTCATAATAAAGAGGAATGGGAAACTATAATAGATTTTTTAGTTGATGCTATGATAAGACTTGAAGAAGTGTCAAAACCGTATTTAGAGAAAATACAAATTGACTAA
- a CDS encoding helix-turn-helix transcriptional regulator, with product MGVGNKLKEIRLKEYMLDNKSEFAKILDVSIQTYTKWENGNTVPPIERALKISEKLNRTINDIWYLEK from the coding sequence ATGGGCGTAGGGAATAAATTAAAAGAAATCCGACTAAAGGAATATATGCTAGATAATAAAAGTGAGTTTGCCAAGATACTAGATGTTAGTATTCAAACTTATACAAAATGGGAAAATGGAAATACAGTACCACCTATAGAGAGAGCATTAAAGATAAGTGAAAAATTAAATAGAACAATTAACGACATATGGTACTTAGAAAAATAA
- a CDS encoding restriction endonuclease, whose translation MSINVAMAIIFGVVIINITNVVYKYFRSIELANIEIKKFLYGIHSRRNLYNLTAREFEEWTALFLRKIGYEEVFVTSITSDGGKDIVCKNNGQKIYVECKKFMYQELAELLNYNGENVSAVNVGREIVQKLVGAMVGDGVHKGIIITTSSFNKNALEYIEKLPKEYQIELIDGKTLCKRYEEIISEEFGISKPIPFVDLVKNFHINLPKRK comes from the coding sequence ATGAGTATAAATGTTGCAATGGCAATAATCTTTGGAGTTGTTATAATAAACATTACAAATGTAGTTTATAAGTATTTCAGATCAATAGAGTTGGCAAATATCGAAATTAAAAAGTTTTTATATGGAATTCACTCCAGAAGAAACTTATATAATCTTACAGCAAGAGAATTTGAGGAATGGACTGCTCTATTTTTAAGGAAAATAGGATATGAAGAAGTTTTTGTAACATCTATAACATCAGATGGTGGAAAAGATATAGTTTGTAAAAATAACGGTCAGAAAATATATGTAGAATGCAAAAAGTTTATGTACCAAGAATTAGCTGAATTACTTAATTATAATGGAGAAAACGTCAGCGCTGTTAATGTTGGTAGAGAAATTGTGCAAAAACTAGTCGGTGCTATGGTTGGTGATGGAGTTCACAAAGGAATAATAATTACCACAAGTTCATTTAATAAAAATGCATTAGAATACATAGAAAAGCTTCCAAAGGAATATCAAATTGAATTAATTGACGGAAAAACATTGTGTAAGAGATATGAGGAAATTATCTCTGAGGAGTTTGGTATATCTAAGCCAATACCATTTGTAGATTTAGTGAAAAATTTTCATATTAATTTACCAAAAAGAAAGTAA
- a CDS encoding helix-turn-helix domain-containing protein, protein MYASIDHQILNRLHGLEISTYMTIKKFANFTTMKAQVGIRRISEEMGVSKNTVLKYINRLIDKKVLIKHTSYNPTKKEYDTNTYIFVGVVQKEKKSSAKSETKTKKNEMIVLDIRKELEELYNKDIVNKALVALRKALDNNNTIIDIKAYLSKICSNIKLQIDLCKTREKKKESQKSKKSVTPHNRPFNKFHNFKQRTDSMSSEELEKLVRKKR, encoded by the coding sequence ATGTATGCATCTATAGATCATCAGATCTTAAATAGACTCCACGGTCTTGAAATTTCTACCTACATGACTATTAAAAAGTTTGCTAATTTCACTACCATGAAAGCCCAAGTAGGAATTAGAAGAATTTCCGAGGAGATGGGTGTATCCAAGAACACTGTACTCAAATATATTAATAGATTAATAGATAAGAAGGTGCTTATTAAGCACACTTCTTACAATCCTACTAAGAAGGAATATGATACTAATACATATATTTTTGTGGGGGTGGTTCAAAAAGAAAAAAAGAGTAGTGCAAAGAGTGAAACAAAAACAAAAAAGAATGAAATGATTGTTTTGGATATAAGAAAAGAATTGGAAGAGCTATATAACAAAGATATAGTAAATAAGGCTCTAGTAGCCTTGAGGAAGGCTTTAGACAACAATAATACTATAATAGACATCAAAGCATATTTAAGCAAAATTTGCTCAAATATTAAGCTACAAATAGACTTATGTAAAACTAGAGAGAAGAAAAAAGAATCACAAAAAAGTAAAAAGTCTGTTACGCCACATAACAGACCTTTTAATAAGTTTCATAACTTTAAACAACGTACAGATTCTATGTCCAGTGAAGAACTAGAAAAATTAGTACGTAAAAAACGATAA
- a CDS encoding P-loop NTPase fold protein gives MAFNPGLKPGDIIDNSKLTDIFKCAPQGGMRRSHTTNTLTLISDNTKPLYNAEWRDGILHYTGMGQNGDQDINGAQNKTLNESNSNGVDVYLFEVFKKREYTYVGQVELAGNPYRDEQIDINNNLRKVWVFPLKKVDDALIRQCNINSDSIEAEDRLEFERDAKALALIIASKKISPPLAVAINGNWGSGKSFLMDKVKKYVNIYGGRKGFCSDLLPIHFNAWEYSDTDIYASLSNKIINEINNAINKVNMGSEELVIEEAESKLLAKLYSVKRYLEDTEMEKKKLEMEKERLEQSKKDIKNKIIKETIKDGIEKTKRSAGNYNIREYQDIIERFDNIGNDINVMKGYIEEGNTLLFKLKAILSSVKKLSWKKTSIYILCTITLGGIIYIYYDKVKFASLITGIGTVLSIVVNFVRNKDKIAWFKVTKKLINELYDVKEKYEGKEREIEPEINNRNKKIIEASDEIEELKKEIEEIKKGKYFNHYLEKRLNEGTYVKELGIINIIKKDFELIRTYIENESTGLDRVVLYIDDLDRCSPSKVKEVLQAIHLFLSDKLFIVVAAIDIRWISKCLTMEYKNLIADENGVNQQQIASVSNYLDKIFQLSIKVPSPNKNQIKSYLKELIKHDIEIESDSNHIDEIEYESINYGMAEVASTIDVRASDDITIESIIINENEIKFIEDAIIDLLGHNPRTIKKFINTYRLVKASNNIELSTNEVLFLLSINITNPYNAESINDLINSAKDIHEFYESIEELIDEEVTTKLNDEKKEMIIKVNEAIDVIKEKGYIMDLKYLQEHLYTAQRFILKL, from the coding sequence ATGGCATTCAATCCAGGATTAAAACCAGGAGATATAATAGATAATAGTAAATTAACAGATATATTCAAATGTGCTCCTCAAGGTGGAATGAGAAGATCGCATACTACAAACACTCTTACTCTTATTTCAGATAATACCAAACCACTATACAATGCCGAGTGGCGTGATGGAATATTACACTATACAGGTATGGGGCAAAATGGAGACCAAGATATAAATGGAGCTCAAAATAAAACTTTAAATGAATCAAATAGTAATGGAGTAGATGTATATTTATTTGAGGTATTCAAGAAGAGAGAATATACATATGTGGGGCAAGTCGAATTAGCAGGAAATCCATATCGAGATGAACAAATAGATATCAACAATAATTTAAGAAAGGTTTGGGTGTTTCCATTAAAAAAAGTAGATGATGCACTAATTCGACAATGCAATATAAATTCTGATTCAATTGAAGCAGAAGACAGGTTGGAATTTGAAAGAGATGCTAAAGCGTTAGCCTTAATTATTGCTTCGAAAAAAATAAGCCCACCATTAGCAGTTGCAATTAACGGCAACTGGGGTTCTGGCAAAAGCTTCCTTATGGATAAGGTTAAAAAGTACGTTAATATTTATGGAGGAAGAAAAGGGTTTTGTTCAGATCTTTTACCCATTCATTTTAATGCATGGGAATATTCAGATACAGATATATATGCAAGTTTATCTAATAAAATAATAAATGAAATTAACAATGCGATAAATAAAGTTAATATGGGTTCAGAGGAGCTAGTTATTGAAGAAGCTGAATCTAAATTACTTGCAAAGCTATATTCCGTAAAACGTTATCTAGAAGATACGGAAATGGAAAAGAAAAAGTTAGAAATGGAAAAAGAGAGATTAGAACAAAGTAAAAAAGATATAAAGAATAAGATTATAAAAGAAACTATAAAAGATGGAATAGAAAAAACTAAAAGAAGTGCCGGAAATTATAATATTCGTGAATATCAAGATATTATAGAAAGATTTGATAATATAGGAAATGATATAAATGTAATGAAAGGGTACATAGAAGAAGGAAATACGTTGTTATTCAAATTAAAAGCTATTCTTTCGTCTGTGAAAAAATTATCATGGAAAAAAACTAGTATATACATTTTATGCACTATAACTTTGGGGGGGATTATATATATATATTACGATAAAGTGAAGTTTGCTTCTTTAATAACAGGGATCGGTACAGTATTATCAATTGTAGTTAACTTTGTAAGAAATAAAGATAAAATTGCTTGGTTCAAAGTAACAAAAAAGTTAATAAATGAACTCTATGATGTAAAAGAGAAATATGAAGGAAAAGAAAGAGAGATAGAACCAGAAATAAACAACAGAAATAAAAAAATTATAGAAGCTAGCGATGAAATCGAAGAGCTTAAGAAAGAAATTGAAGAAATTAAAAAAGGTAAGTATTTTAATCATTACTTGGAAAAAAGGTTAAATGAAGGGACATACGTAAAAGAATTGGGAATAATAAACATTATAAAGAAAGATTTCGAACTTATACGCACCTATATAGAAAATGAAAGTACAGGATTAGATAGAGTCGTTTTATATATAGATGATTTAGATAGATGTTCACCCTCTAAAGTAAAAGAAGTATTACAAGCAATACATCTGTTTTTGTCGGATAAACTATTTATTGTAGTTGCAGCGATTGATATCAGATGGATCTCGAAATGTCTTACTATGGAATACAAAAATTTAATTGCAGATGAAAACGGTGTAAATCAACAACAAATAGCAAGTGTGAGTAATTACTTAGATAAAATTTTTCAATTATCAATTAAAGTGCCAAGTCCTAATAAAAACCAAATTAAAAGTTATCTTAAAGAACTTATTAAACATGATATTGAAATAGAAAGTGATAGTAATCATATTGATGAAATAGAATATGAAAGTATAAATTATGGTATGGCTGAAGTCGCTAGCACCATAGATGTTAGAGCTTCAGATGATATAACCATAGAAAGTATCATTATAAATGAAAATGAAATAAAGTTTATAGAAGATGCAATTATCGATTTACTAGGACATAACCCAAGAACTATTAAAAAATTTATAAATACATACCGATTAGTGAAAGCATCTAATAATATTGAGCTATCAACAAATGAAGTGTTATTTTTACTTTCAATTAATATTACTAACCCATACAACGCTGAAAGTATAAATGATTTGATTAATTCTGCAAAAGATATACATGAGTTTTATGAAAGCATAGAAGAATTAATTGATGAAGAAGTTACAACAAAACTGAATGATGAAAAGAAAGAAATGATTATTAAAGTAAATGAAGCAATTGATGTAATTAAGGAAAAAGGTTATATAATGGATTTAAAATACCTTCAAGAACATTTGTATACAGCGCAACGATTTATTTTAAAATTGTAA
- a CDS encoding FtsK/SpoIIIE domain-containing protein, which yields MGRTKNMFDLIQGTTNEKDKFKNSLLTTGLSSISLAFLFKALGTLPLGVNTIPYQIALMIGGATSIGTHYYHTDKKWDTLFNNCNLKKGEMLPQLREKKKTKYGYCLRFSLPLGLSENDFQKNKKAIEQYLDRRVNIKYKHKNIIIEVIEKELESFDYEVVKCDGNIEFPVGYKYNNKIVKVDLSYGSPHMLIAGETGSGKSTTLRGILTNLMLTKNRSQLKLHLIDLKNGAEFNIFKNCKLVDSFSRNKTQSYKVLEKMSAEVYRRYDLFFQNNVVDIKEYNQKFKKKRLDYQVIIIDEFADLSGEKDSIEILISLAQKARACGIHLIVATQRPSATIITGDLKANIPVVLGLKTMNEVNSRIIIDHSGLESLKGKGHGILRYNGQEIELQSMYLGAQKARNLIKHTYRKENKGIDKNFVRTVNKRDIGEVESFEFFSQLGGK from the coding sequence ATGGGAAGAACCAAAAATATGTTTGATTTAATTCAAGGTACCACAAATGAAAAGGATAAATTTAAAAATTCACTTTTGACAACTGGACTTAGTTCTATTTCCCTAGCTTTTCTATTTAAAGCCCTAGGAACTTTACCTTTGGGAGTTAACACGATACCCTATCAAATTGCCCTTATGATTGGTGGAGCAACAAGCATAGGAACACATTATTACCACACAGATAAGAAATGGGATACTTTATTCAATAACTGTAACTTGAAAAAAGGTGAAATGCTACCACAGCTCAGAGAGAAAAAGAAAACTAAGTATGGTTATTGTCTTAGATTTTCATTACCATTAGGTCTAAGTGAAAATGACTTCCAAAAGAATAAGAAAGCCATAGAACAGTATTTGGATAGAAGGGTTAACATCAAATACAAACATAAAAATATTATTATAGAAGTGATAGAAAAGGAACTGGAAAGTTTTGATTATGAGGTCGTTAAATGTGACGGCAATATTGAGTTTCCAGTAGGCTACAAATACAACAATAAAATTGTCAAAGTGGATTTAAGTTATGGTAGCCCTCATATGTTAATCGCTGGAGAGACAGGATCAGGAAAGAGTACAACATTAAGAGGTATACTTACAAATTTAATGCTTACAAAGAATAGAAGTCAACTTAAATTACACCTCATAGACCTAAAAAATGGAGCAGAATTCAATATATTTAAAAATTGTAAATTAGTAGATAGTTTTAGTAGAAATAAGACACAATCATACAAGGTTCTAGAGAAAATGAGTGCCGAAGTATATCGGAGATATGATTTGTTTTTTCAGAATAATGTTGTTGATATTAAGGAATATAATCAAAAATTCAAGAAAAAAAGGCTGGATTATCAAGTAATTATCATTGATGAATTTGCAGACTTATCAGGTGAAAAAGATAGTATAGAAATATTAATTTCACTAGCACAAAAGGCAAGGGCGTGTGGCATTCATCTTATCGTAGCCACTCAAAGACCTTCGGCTACAATTATCACAGGAGATTTAAAAGCTAATATTCCAGTCGTGTTAGGGCTAAAAACTATGAACGAAGTAAATTCACGTATCATAATAGATCACTCAGGATTGGAAAGTCTCAAGGGTAAAGGTCATGGAATACTTAGATATAATGGTCAAGAAATCGAATTACAATCTATGTATTTAGGTGCACAGAAGGCTAGAAATTTGATTAAGCATACTTACAGGAAAGAGAATAAGGGGATAGATAAAAACTTTGTTAGAACGGTAAATAAAAGGGATATAGGTGAAGTAGAAAGTTTTGAATTCTTTAGCCAACTAGGAGGTAAGTAA
- the spo0A gene encoding sporulation transcription factor Spo0A, whose amino-acid sequence MDTVKVLIADDNKDFCDILCEYLGKQDDLEIIGIAKDGLEAIDLVAKNPPDVLVLDIIMPHLDGLAVLEKLAGMNLSKTPKIIVLSAVGQDKITQRAIALGADYYVVKPFDFEIFIRRIRQLMGAATIPVERKSDYRDLLINTNTRPHKVQSLEAEITNIIHEIGVPAHIKGYLYLREAISMVVENIEMLSAVTKELYPSIAKKFNTTPSKVERAIRHAIEVAWSRGKIDTINNLFGYTVHNDKGKPTNSEFIAMVADKLRIERTAV is encoded by the coding sequence GTGGATACAGTGAAAGTTTTAATCGCAGATGATAATAAAGATTTTTGTGATATTTTATGTGAATATTTAGGAAAGCAAGATGACTTAGAAATTATAGGTATTGCTAAAGATGGTTTAGAGGCTATTGACTTAGTTGCAAAAAACCCACCAGATGTTTTAGTATTAGACATTATAATGCCACATTTAGATGGTTTAGCTGTACTAGAAAAGTTAGCAGGTATGAATTTAAGTAAAACGCCTAAAATAATAGTGTTATCTGCAGTTGGACAGGACAAAATTACTCAAAGGGCAATTGCTTTAGGAGCAGATTATTATGTTGTAAAACCATTTGATTTTGAAATTTTCATTAGAAGAATTCGTCAGTTAATGGGAGCTGCTACTATACCTGTTGAAAGAAAATCTGATTATAGAGATTTATTAATAAATACTAATACAAGACCACATAAGGTTCAAAGTTTAGAAGCAGAAATAACTAATATTATACATGAAATTGGTGTTCCTGCTCATATTAAGGGATATCTATACTTAAGAGAAGCAATTTCAATGGTAGTTGAAAATATTGAAATGTTAAGCGCTGTTACTAAGGAATTATATCCATCTATAGCTAAGAAATTTAACACTACTCCAAGTAAAGTTGAAAGAGCTATAAGACATGCTATTGAAGTAGCATGGAGCAGAGGAAAAATAGATACTATAAACAATCTATTTGGATACACAGTACATAATGATAAGGGTAAGCCTACTAATAGTGAATTTATAGCTATGGTAGCAGATAAATTAAGAATAGAAAGAACTGCAGTTTAA